The Pseudoxanthomonas sp. CF385 region CAATGACGTGGCGGCCGCCGTCACCGTCGTCGCCGATACCGCGATGCAGGCGGATGCCTGGGCGACGGCGCTCACCGTGATGGGCACGCAGGCGGGCCACGCGCATGCCGCGGCGCTCGGCCTGGCCGCCCGCTTCCTCGAACGCACCCCTGAAGGCCTGGTGGAACGCGCGACCGCGGCCTTCGAACGGCATCTCGACGCATGAGTCGGATGCCGGTGGGATCCACTTTCCGCGCACGCGTGGGCAATGCGCTCGTGTTGGCGGTGCTCGCTGCTATCGCCGTATTGATGGCCCGTTGGCAGGGCGGCGACTGGTGGGTGGCCACGCCCGCGACCGCACGATGGGCCGTGGCGGGTGCTGCCCTGTTCGCCTACGTCGGACTCACGGCCGGCTGGCTGTGGTGGGCGCACCGACGGGATCGCGCGGTGTCGCCAAGCGATGCGGTGCCGCACGACGCTACGTGGATCGTGCATGCGAGCCAGACCGGTTTCGCCATCGAACTGGCCGACCTGACAGCGGAATCCCTGCGCAAGGCCGGCATGCAGGTGCAGCGCTGCGCCCTCGAACATCTGGATGGCGAACGACTGGCCACCATCCCGCAAGCGCTCTTCATCGTCAGCACCACGGGGGAAGGCGACCCGCCGGATCCGGCGTTGGGATTCGTACGATCGGTGATGGGCCGTCCCGCGACGCTGGCGCATTTCCGCTACGCCGTCCTCGCCCTCGGCGATCGCGAGTACCAGCACTTCTGTGCCTTCGGCCACCAGTTGGACGACTGGCTGCGCCGGCACGCTGCGCAGCCCCTGTTCGATCTGGTCGAAGTCGACAATGCGGACGACGGCGCCCTGCGCCACTGGCAACACCATCTGGGCCAGATCAGTGGGAGTGCCGATCTTCCCGACTGGGAAGCGCCGCGTTATGCGACGTGGTCGTTGGCCGAGCGTCGGGAGCTGAATCCCGGCAGCCTGGGCGGTCCCGCGTTCCACATTTCCCTCGCGCCTCCTGCCGCAGCATCCGCGCAGTGGGAGGCCGGCGATATCGTCGAGATCGGTCCGCGGCATGCGCGCGCCGACGTCCACGCCTTCCTGCAATCGATCGGCTGCTCGCCCGATGAACGCGTGACCTGGCAGGG contains the following coding sequences:
- a CDS encoding sulfite reductase subunit alpha; the protein is MPVGSTFRARVGNALVLAVLAAIAVLMARWQGGDWWVATPATARWAVAGAALFAYVGLTAGWLWWAHRRDRAVSPSDAVPHDATWIVHASQTGFAIELADLTAESLRKAGMQVQRCALEHLDGERLATIPQALFIVSTTGEGDPPDPALGFVRSVMGRPATLAHFRYAVLALGDREYQHFCAFGHQLDDWLRRHAAQPLFDLVEVDNADDGALRHWQHHLGQISGSADLPDWEAPRYATWSLAERRELNPGSLGGPAFHISLAPPAAASAQWEAGDIVEIGPRHARADVHAFLQSIGCSPDERVTWQGEHCSLADVVAASQWPSMPAHPGTVSAQSVADAAVPLPHREYSIASIPSDGALHLLVRLMTREDGAPGLGSGWLCRHAVPGDGIALRIRRNPNFHAPAPDVPMILIGNGTGLAGLRAHLRAQERVGAHRNWLLFGERQRAHDDFHGEELARWKAEGHLEHLDLVFSRDGGSHRYVQHALRAQSQRLRDWIDAGAAIYVCGSLEGMAPGVDEVLREVLGDARVEALLGMGRYRRDVY